The Rattus rattus isolate New Zealand chromosome X, Rrattus_CSIRO_v1, whole genome shotgun sequence genome has a window encoding:
- the Arhgap36 gene encoding LOW QUALITY PROTEIN: rho GTPase-activating protein 36 (The sequence of the model RefSeq protein was modified relative to this genomic sequence to represent the inferred CDS: inserted 4 bases in 2 codons) — protein MGGCIPFLKAARTRCPRIMPLLLLLSAFIFLVCVLGGAPGQNPDSSRMDMVSIHSLSELERLKLQETAYQELVARHFLSEFKPDRVQPTDRPNTLQKWFQMLRGQDRAASLKTFGIRLEEVLVNELTRRKQRELTDNMQVEDINGSTGRRRRGNVVQRMFGRMRRFFSRRRNEPTLPXEFTRRGRRGAISVDSVAELENGALLLQILQLSELSLPIGQRLLGSKRKMSLNPIAQQIPQIVETCCKFIEKHGLSSVGIFTIEYSLRRVIELRELFDKGLDIVLDDSVNVNDVAELLKEFFREMKDSLLPDELYMSFLLTATLKPQDQVSALQLLVYLMPPCHSDTLERLLKALHKVTENCEDSIGLDGQLVPGNRMTSTNLALVFGTSLLKKGKLAQRESRKTKLGIDHYVASVNVVRAMIDNWDILFQVPPHIQKQVAKRVWKSSPEALDFIRRRNLRKIQSARIKMEEDALLSDPVDNSAEAQAAILAQSQPFDEDPEGAPDVNFGDGMNYDFEDDSDFEDEDHLDLAEVPYLDVVPNNEDTDSDADEMPGSSEEPAVPAGTARPRGKDEGAGNXPNADRPLPRVPREKEGKSGTGFFP, from the exons ATGGGTGGCTGCATTCCTTTCCTAAAGGCAGCAAGGACACGGTGTCCCAGAATCATGccccttttgctgttgttgtctgCCTTCATTTTTTTAGTGTGCGTCCTGGGAGGAGCCCCAGGACAGAACCCAGACAGCAGCAGGATGGACATGGTATCCATACACAGCCTCTCCGAGCTGGAGCGCCTGAAGCTGCAAGAGACTGCTTACCAAGAACTCGTGGCCAGACATTTCCTCTCTGAATTCAAGCCGGACAGAG ttCAGCCCACTGACCGTCCAAACACCCTGCAGAAGTGGTTTCAGATGCTGAGAGGCCAAGACAGGG CTGCATCACTCAAGACCTTCGGTATCCGCCTGGAAGAAGTTCTGGTGAACGAGCTTACCCGCCGCAAGCAACGGGAACTGACAGACAACATGCAGGTTGAAGATATCAACGGTTCCACTGGACGTCGTCGTCGGGGAAACGTGGTGCAGAGAATGTTTGGACGCATGAGGCGCTTTTTCAGTCGCAGGAGGAATGAGCCTACCCTGCC AGAGTTCACTCGCCGTGGGCGTCGA GGTGCCATTTCTGTGGATAGCGTTGCTGAACTGGAGAATGGAGCCCTGCTGCTGCAGATCCTGCAGCTCTCAGAGCTTTCCTTGCCGATTGGCCAGCGACTTCTGGGATCCAAAAGGAAGATGAGCCTCAACCCAATTGCTCAACAAATCCCTCAGATTGTTGAGACTTGCTGCAAATTCATTGAGAAACATG GCTTAAGCTCTGTGGGGATTTTCACCATCGAGTACTCTCTGCGGAGGGTGATTGAG CTCCGTGAGTTATTTGACAAAGGCCTGGATATTGTCCTGGATGACAGTGTGAATGTCAATGATGTGGCTGAACTCCTGAAGGAGTTTTTTCGTGAGATGAAGGACTCTCTGCTGCCTGATGAACTGTACATGTCCTTCCTCCTGACTGCGA CTCTGAAGCCCCAGGATCAGGTTTCTGCCCTGCAGCTTCTGGTCTACCTGATGCCACCTTGCCACAGTGATACCCTTGAACGTCTGCTGAAGGCACTGCACAAAGTCACTGAGAACTGCGAGGACTCCATTGGCCTTGATGGACAGCTG GTCCCAGGTAACCGAATGACTTCCACTAACTTGGCTTTGGTGTTTGGAACTTCTCTCCTGAAGAAGGGGAAGTTGGCCCAGAGAGAATCCAGGAAGACTAAACTGGGGATTGATCACTATGTTGCATCTGTTAATGTGGTTCGCGCCATGATTGATAACTGGGACATCCTCTTCCAG GTGCCCCCCCATATTCAGAAGCAGGTTGCTAAGCGTGTGTGGAAGTCCAGCCCTGAAGCCCTGGATTTTATCAGACGCCGGAATCTGAGGAAGATCCA GAGTGCTCGCATAAAGATGGAGGAGGATGCTTTACTTTCTGATCCTGTGGACAACTCTGCAGAAGCCCAGGCTGCTATCCTTGCTCAGAGCCAGCCCTTTGATGAAG ACCCCGAAGGAGCCCCAGATGTGAACTTTGGAGATGGCATGAACTATGACTTTGAAGATGACTCAGATTTTGAAGACGAGGACCACCTGGATCTTGCAGAGGTTCCCTATCTTGATGTAGTTCCAAACAACGAAGATACCGACTCAGATGCTGATGAAATGCCAG gtTCCTCTGAGGAGCCCGCTGTGCCTGCTGGCACTGCCCGTCCCCGTGGCAAGGATGAAGGCGCTGGTAA CCCCAATGCAGACCGCCCATTGCCCCGTGTGCCCCGGGAGAAGGAGGGCAAATCTGGCACCGGCTTCTTTCCTTAG